A genomic region of Hippoglossus hippoglossus isolate fHipHip1 chromosome 8, fHipHip1.pri, whole genome shotgun sequence contains the following coding sequences:
- the LOC117766860 gene encoding adenylate cyclase type 9-like, giving the protein MASPQHQQLLPQNTEVSCDSSGDGGVSVRVGSSVRHKHGGGPLGSIGGGFIGGSKHCKYSISSSCSSGESGVRKTTVRSFRTHKKMPQLFERSAGHFWDPKFDSSILEEACRERCFPQTQRRFRYVILYLMAVGCLWGLYFAANPSRCDRAVFLLPTASFLLFCILLFLLTFTKLYSRFYNQASLLLIVVTVILTLAPQIQTSGFRDPETPTPTLDLEEVSGMGPNYNLSHGKLVGGGTWSPCISPVGTFSLCIEVLLLLYSVLHIRLYASVLLGLFYSVFFESLGWLHLTQAGANWSIASQSDWDTLCWLGPAKALLHLCAHVIGIHLFIMSEVRSRSTFLKVGQAIMHGKDLEVEKALKERMIHSVMPRIVADELMKQGDEEMGDHSVKRYSTSGAAAAISSPKNNKRKKTSIPRGQIIFRPFNMKRMEPVSILFADIVGFTKMSANKSAHALVGLLNDLFGRFDRLCELTGCEKISTLGDCYYCVAGCPEPRPDHAYCCVEMGLGMIQAIEQFCQEKREMVNMRVGVHTGTVLCGILGMKRFKFDVWSNDVNLANLMEQLGVAGKVHLSQATANFLDDRFQHEDAQVTERIGQSVVADQLKGLKTYLVSARKIEANSHCNCSQSGLAGPEIADPWCPMPRVHTPDGAPSPCAVDPDRAKSPCLSCIVVPIPAEEQDLEEGPVLNGCNDDNKTNSSKEASQLKGSPVVSARRNPKALNGLLSPRLEALNNSQTSLCEMLQEKEKKTWSGGTMGMDHSALIPLRSKNFRERSDAHFVDVIKEDSLMKDYFYRPPINKLSLTFLERSLESAYRMSYQEEVETQAAVQTFASPTFSSFLDMLLCCSVFLALSLACFLRTLVTQQSLSTPAVSLTAVATLLETLALLFSIRMAFYLDSTLHCTQVLMSAFSGWIARHFIGAVLVSAPAVAVFSHITCDMHHSIQFTMFVCCSVIIAIVQYCNFCQLSYWMRSTLATLVGLGLLVLLFSSPCSVAKSLFYWSDRQNNNSNSSTVMSDSPVDPDPQLNPQDLLGPEACVAFFLLLLLVWFLNREFEVSHRLHYHGNVEADQHRIKIQNMRDQADWLLRNIIPIHVAEQLKVTQSYSKNHDNVGVIFASIVNFSEFYEESYEGGKECYRVLNELIGDFDELLRKPVFSNIEKIKTIGATYMAAAGLNAQQCADAPHPHAHLRALFEFALEMMHVVDDFNKNMLGFGFKLRIGFNHGPLTAGVIGTTKLLYDIWGDTVNIASRMDTTGVECRVQVSEESYCVLSGMDYEFDYRGTVNVKGKGQMKTFLYPKSSDSGPVPQYQLSVSPEIRVQVDGSIGRSPTDEIASMVPTTACSTNTIVPSGSSGSSTTTGFIHEKEADSRERRPSTEISHARRSLSHSGLTSIPVTNLDGPPPPSANNSQLNVSSCVQQNKPQTSTKSLKDVKQHQYEDERKAGELTRL; this is encoded by the exons ATGGCATCCCCCCAACATCAACAACTGCTGCCTCAAAACACAGAAGTGAGCTGTGACTCAAGTGGAGATGGAGGCGTCTCAGTGAGGGTTGGCAGCAGTGTCCGACACAAGCACGGAGGCGGGCCGCTTGGTTCAATTGGGGGAGGCTTCATCGGGGGATCCAAGCACTGCAAGTACAGCATCTCCTCGAGCTGCAGCTCTGGGGAATCCGGAGTCAGGAAGACGACAGTCAGGAGCTTTCGCACGCACAAGAAGATGCCTCAGCTGTTCGAGAGGTCTGCAGGCCATTTCTGGGACCCAAAGTTTGACTCCTCGATCCTGGAGGAGGCCTGCAGAGAACGGTGTTTCCCTCAGACCCAGCGGCGCTTCCGCTACGTGATCCTTTACCTGATGGCTGTTGGCTGCCTCTGGGGATTGTACTTTGCTGCCAACCCTTCCCGCTGTGACAGGGCTGTCTTTCTCCTCCCCACtgcttccttcctccttttctgtatcctcctcttcctcttaacTTTCACTAAGCTCTACTCGCGCTTCTACAATCAAGCATCCCTGCTGCTCATCGTTGTCACCGTCATCCTCACCCTGGCCCCCCAGATCCAGACATCAGGCTTCAGGGACCCAGAGACTCCCACACCTACACTTGATTTGGAAGAGGTCAGTGGCATGGGGCCCAACTACAACCTGTCCCATGGCAAGCTTGTAGGAGGCGGCACCTGGTCCCCCTGTATATCTCCTGTAGGCACCTTCTCCCTCTGTATCGAAGTTCTTCTGTTGCTGTACAGTGTTCTGCACATTCGCCTCTATGCTTCTGTCTTGCTCGGCTTATTCTACTCAGTGTTTTTTGAGAGTTTGGGCTGGCTGCACCTGACTCAGGCCGGGGCCAACTGGAGTATTGCCTCCCAATCAGACTGGGACACGCTATGTTGGCTAGGCCCAGCCAAAGCCCTGCTCCACCTCTGCGCCCACGTCATCGGCATCCACCTGTTCATCATGTCTGAGGTGCGGTCGCGCAGCACCTTCCTAAAGGTGGGACAAGCTATAATGCATGGTAAAGATCTGGAGGTGGAGAAAGCCTTGAAGGAGCGAATGATCCACTCTGTCATGCCCAGAATTGTGGCTGATGAACTGATGAAGCAGGGTGATGAAGAGATGGGTGATCATTCAGTCAAAAGATACTCCACcagtggtgcagcagctgcCATCTCCAGTCCCAAAAACAACAAACGCAAGAAAACCTCCATCCCTCGAGGCCAGATAATCTTCCGACCCTTCAACATGAAGCGGATGGAGCCTGTCAGCATCCTGTTTGCAGACATTGTGGGCTTCACAAAAATGTCTGCCAACAAATCTGCTCATGCCCTCGTGGGGCTTCTGAACGACTTGTTTGGACGTTTTGATAGACTGTGTGAGCTCACTGGCTGTGAAAAGATAAGTACACTAGGAGACTGTTACTACTGTGTGGCCGGTTGTCCTGAGCCCAGACCGGACCACGCCTACTGCTGTGTGGAGATGGGCCTGGGCATGATCCAAGCTATTGAACAGTTTTGCcaggagaagagggagatgGTGAACATGAGGGTGGGCGTCCACACCGGCACTGTGCTGTGCGGCATCCTGGGCATGAAGCGCTTCAAGTTTGACGTTTGGTCAAATGACGTCAACCTGGCCAACCTAATGGAGCAGCTGGGAGTGGCTGGGAAGGTCCACTTATCACAGGCCACTGCGAACTTCCTGGATGACCGCTTCCAGCATGAAGATGCACAGGTCACCGAGAGGATAGGACAGAGTGTGGTGGCTGACCAGCTCAAAG GCCTGAAGACCTATCTGGTCTCTGCCAGGAAGATAGAGGCGAACTCTCACTGTAACTGCTCCCAGTCGGGGTTGGCTGGACCGGAGATTGCAGATCCATGGTGTCCCATGCCCAGAGTGCACACTCCTGATGGAGCCCCTTCGCCCTGCGCCGTGGACCCTGACAGAGCCAAG TCTCCCTGTCTGTCCTGCATTGTGGTCCCGATACCAGCGGAGGAGCAGGATTTGGAGGAAGGGCCGGTGCTCAATGGCTGCAATGACGACAACAAGACCAACAGTAGCAAG GAAGCCTCACAGCTGAAGGGTTCCCCGGTGGTCTCTGCAAGACGCAACCCCAAGGCTCTGAACGGCCTCCTCAGCCCTCGACTGGAGGCCCTGAACAACAGCCAAACATCGCTGTGTGagatgctgcaggagaaggagaagaagacgtGGAGTGGAGGGACCATGGGCATGGACCACTCGGCCCTCATCCCTCTGCGCTCCAAGAACTTCAGGGAGAGGAGCGACGCCCACTTTGTGGACGTCATCaaagaggacag CCTCATGAAGGACTATTTCTACAGACCTCCGATAAACAAGCTGAGCCTCACCTTCCTGGAGAGGAGCCTGGAGTCTGCTTACCGGATGAGCTaccaggaggag gTCGAGACTCAAGCAGCCGTGCAGACTTTTGCCAGCCCGACATTCAGTTCTTTCCTGGAcatgctgctgtgctgctcagTGTTTCTGGCTCTCTCGCTGGCTTGTTTCCTCCGGACGCTTGTCACCCAGCAGAGTCTGTCCACGCCAGCAGTCTCTCTGACCGCTGTTGCCACCCTGCTGGAGACTCTGGCTCTGCTGTTTTCTATACG TATGGCTTTCTACCTTGACAGTACGCTGCACTGCACTCAGGTGCTGATGAGTGCGTTCTCAGGCTGGATAGCTCGTCACTTTATAGGAGCTGTCCTGGTGTCCGCGCCGGCTGTGGCCGTCTTCTCCCACATCACCTGTGACATGCATCACTCCATCCAG TTCACCATGTTCGTCTGCTGTTCTGTCATCATAGCCATCGTTCAGTACTGTAACTTCTGCCAGCTCAGCTACTGGATGCGATCAACTCTGGCGACATTGGTGGGACTGGGTCTGCTTGTCTTGCTGTtcagctccccctgcag TGTTGCCAAGAGTCTGTTTTACTG GTCTGATAGACAGAACAACAACAGTAACAGCTCAACTGTCATGTCTGACAGCCCAGTAGACCCTGACCCACAGCTCAACCCACAGGACCTGCTGGGCCCTGAGGCCTGCGTggccttttttcttcttcttctcctggtcTGGTTCCTCAACCGTGAATTTGAGGTCAGTCACAGGCTGCATTACCATGGCAACGTGGAAGCTGATCAGCACCGCATCAAGATCCAGAACATGAGGGACCAGGCCGACTGGCTGCTTCGCAATATCATCCCCATCCATGTGGCCGAGCAGCTAAAGGTCACCCAGAGCTACTCAAAGAACCACGACAATGTGGGCGTTATATTTGCCAGCATTGTTAACTTCAGTGAGTTTTATGAGGAAAGCTACGAGGGAGGCAAGGAGTGCTACCGTGTCCTCAACGAACTAATCGGTGACTTTGACGAGCTGTTACGGAAGCCTGTCTTCAGTAACATCGAAAAGATCAAGACCATCGGGGCTACGTACATGGCAGCGGCCGGTCTCAATGCGCAGCAGTGTGCAGATGCGCCGCATCCTCACGCCCACCTCCGTGCTCTTTTTGAATTTGCCCTGGAAATGATGCACGTAGTGGATGACTTCAACAAGAACATGCTGGGATTTGGCTTCAAGCTCCGCATTGGATTCAACCATGGCCCTCTAACAGCGGGGGTGATTGGCACCACTAAGCTTCTCTACGACATCTGGGGCGACACGGTCAACATCGCCAGTCGCATGGATACAACAGGTGTGGAGTGTCGCGTCCAGGTCAGCGAGGAGAGCTACTGTGTGCTCAGTGGCATGGATTATGAGTTTGATTACCGAGGCACAGTAAATGTCAAAGGCAAAGGTCAGATGAAGACCTTCCTTTACCCTAAGAGCAGTGACAGTGGCCCTGTGCCCCAGTATCAACTCTCAGTTTCACCAGAGATCCGGGTACAAGTAGATGGTAGCATCGGGCGCTCGCCCACCGATGAAATTGCCAGCATGGTCCCCACAACGGCATGCAGTACCAACACTATTGTACCCAGTGGCAGCAGCGGTTCCTCTACTACCACAGGGTTTATTCATGAGAAAGAGGCGGACAGCCGCGAGCGACGCCCCTCTACTGAGATCTCTCACGCCAGAAGATCTCTGTCTCACAGTGGCCTGACGTCTATACCCGTTACCAATCTAGAtggacctcctcctccatctgcaaACAACTCACAGCTCAACGTCTCATCCTGTGTCCAGCAGAATAAACCACAAACTTCAACCAAGTCCTTGAAAGACGTCAAGCAGCACCAATACGAGGATGAGCGTAAGGCCGGAGAGTTGACCAGACTTTAA